DNA from Sorangium aterium:
CTGCGCGAGGGGCTCGGCGACTCCTTCTCGGCCGACGTCGAGTCCGCGTGGAAAGAGGTCTACGGCCTGGTCGCGGACGTCATGAAGAAGGCCGCCGCGGCGCACGCAACCGTGGGCGCCGCGCCGGCGCACCCCTCGCCGGTGCCGGCCGGGAGGGACGCCCCGCGGATCGGCGCGTCGCAACCGGCGCAGCGCTCGGCGCCCGTGGAGCAGGCGGTGCAGTTGCCGAAGTCGGTGCCGCCGCCCTCGTCGACCAAGGCCTCGCGGACGCTCGTCGGGGTCGTGCCGCCCTGGCAAGGCGACCCGCCGCCGCCCGCGCCCGCGCCCGCGGGCCCGCCCGCGGGCGCGCCGATCAGCCTGCGCACCATCGAGCTCGTGCAGCGATCGTGGGCGAAGGTGATGCCCATCTCGGACGCCGCGGCGGCGCTCTTCTACGACCGCCTCTTCGAGCTCGAGCCGTCGGTGCGGCCGCTGTTCAAGAACGACATGGCCGAGCAGAAGAAGAAGCTCATGCAGACGCTCGCCGTGGCCGTCGACGGGCTGAACAACCTGGGCAGGCTCGTGCCGGTGCTCCAGGCGCTCGGCGTGCGGCACCACGGCTACATGGTGGTCGATCGCCATTACGACGTGGTGGGCGAGGCGCTGCTCTGGACGCTGCGCGAAGGGCTGGGCGACGGCTTCACGCGCGACGTCGAGTCGGCGTGGACCGAGGTCTACGGCGTGATCGCCGACGTCATGAAGAAGGCAGCCGCAGATCACGTCGCGAGCGGGGGCGCTCGCAAGGCCGACGCCGCGCCCGCGCGGGAGCGGGCGCCCGCGCAGCGGCCTCCCCTGTCCGAGCAGCGCGCGCCGGCGCCGTCGAGCGTCACGGAGGTGATGCCGGCGAAGAGGCGCCCGGGCCCCCTCGACGAGGACGCCGACACGCTTCACTACCAGACCAACCCCGCCCATGAGGCCCTGATGAACAGCGGTATCGACCATGAGGAGTCCCGGGCGGGAGCGCGCCTGGCATCCGCGGCGCCCCCTGCCGCCGCAAGCGCGGGCCCGCAGGGGCTCGTCATCCGTGGGCCGGCCAGGACATGGTCGTCAACGTCCATGTCAAGCTGGACGGTCCGCTGGTGACGGTCCCGGTCGCTTCGCCGTCGATCGCGTCGCCCGCGGCGCCTGTCGTGCTGGAGCCGACAGGCCCGAGCGGCCTCGCCGCGGGGCTCGCGATCGCCCTGCTCTCGATCGCCGCCTCGATGGCCACGGCCATCCTGATGACGGTGGGCGGCGCCGACAAGGCTGCGGCCGGCGTCGGCGCGGCGGCCGGCGCGGGCGCCGCGCCCAACATCGCGTCCCTCGCGACCTACGCCGTGCCGATCATCGTCACGGTCCTCGTCCTCTCCGCGTTCACGATGGGACACATCCTGGGGCGGGGTCGGGCCCGGAGCGACGCGGGGCCCGGCGCGGGGCAGCTGTGAGCTCCACCGGCGGGTCGTGAGCGGGCCGTGCGCTGGAGCCGACACATTCGCCCGGCGAGCGCTGGGGTTTGATGGCAAGATGGGAATGAGAGTCCGATGATCGCGGAGCCTGCGAGTACGCTGACCCACCTGGCGGGACAGTGGCTGGGACCATTCCAGCTGATCCAGCTGCTCGGCATCGGCGCGATGGGCGCCGTGTACCTGGCCAGGGACAGCGTGCTCCAGCGCGACGTCGCGGTGAAGCTGATCGCGAAGGGGAGCGCGGACACCGATCCCGAGCGGCGCGACCGCTTCCTGCGCGAAGCGCGCGCCGCGGCGCGCCTCCTTCACCCGAACGTGGTGCAGATCTTCCAGGTCGGCGAGGACGAGGACGTCCGCTACATCGCCATGGAGTACGTCCACGGCCTCACCATGGCGCAGGCGGCCAAGCAGCACGGCGGCCGCCTGCCGGAGCAGTTCGGGATCGAGAAGATGCGCGAGGCCGCGGCGGCGCTCGAGCTCGCGGCGTCGTTCGGCATCTCCCACCGCGACGTCAAGCCCGCCAACCTCCTCCTCAATGCGTCGGGGACGCTCAAGATCGCCGACTTCGGCCTGGCGTCCCATCCGGAGAGCGGCCCGCTGGGAAGCAGCTCCGCCCGCACGCTGGAGGGCACGCCGTTCTACATGAGCCCGGAGCAATGGACCGGGCAGGACATCGCGCCTCCGTCGGACATCTACAGCCTCGGCTGCACGTTCTACCACCTGCTCGTGGGCAGGACGCCCTTCTCGGCGCGGGATCTCGCTGGTTGCTTCCAGGCGCACTGCCACGCGCCCGTCCCGGATCCGAAGCTGGCGATGCCGGACATCGATCCGCTCCTCGCGGAGCTCTTGCGCCGCTGCATGGCGAAGCGGCCGCAGGAGCGGCCGTCGGCCGGGCACATCGTGGCGTTCCTCGAGGACATGCTGATGCTCCGGCGCAGCAGCGTCAGGCCGCGAGAGATGTCGGAGCCGAAGAGCGCGCTGCTCGGCGCCCCCATGGATCTCGCCGATACGAGGATCAGCGAGCTCCCTGAACCACCGAGGGGCCCGCTCGCCACGCCGACGGGCACGATCCTGGTGAGCAGCTCGACCGCCGTCGGGCATTTCACCGGTCAGTACAGCTACCGGGATCATTTCGGGCTGACCGGCTATCCGTTCAGCGACATCCGGCAGCCGAGCTTCTTCTGGGACGCAGGCCCTTACGCCTGGATCCTGAGGACGCTGGCGTCGCAGATCGTCGCCGGGCAGCGCCCGGCGATCCTCGTGGGCGAGCCGGGGAGCGGCCGGACCTTCGTCTGTGAGATGATCAAGAACAAGGTCCCGCGGATCCATGTCTTCTCGATCGAGCCGCAGCTGCTCTTCGGGACGCGGCCGCTCGTGTCGCTGTGCAGGCAGGTGGGGGCGACGGCCATCACACCGACGCTGAGCCAGCAGTTCCTCGTCGACGCGTTCCTCGGGCAAGCGCTCCTCCGCGCCGGGTCGGACGCGATCGCCGTCCTGGTCGTCGACGGCGTCGATCCGGAGGACCACGATCTCCTGATGGAGCTCCATGACATCCTGCGCTGTGCCCCGGCGGGCAAGCTCTCGATGATCCTGGTGGGCTCCCCCGATCTCCCCGCGACCCTCGCCTCCAACGGCGTGCCGCGCGAGCTCTACTCAGGCGCTCAGTCGCTCCTCTTGCCCGGCATGACGCAGCAGGAGATGATCGAATACATCGATTTCCGGATGCGTTCGGTCGGAGGGAGCCGGCGGGGGCTCCAGCTGGACCTCGCGTCGCAGCAGCTGCTGCACGCGCGGAGCGGCGGCAGCCCGAAGCTCATCAACATCTACTGCCACAACGCGCTGACGATCGCCGCGCTCCAGGGCGAGACCGACGTGAGCCTGTCGTCCATCCGCCTGGGAATGAAGAGCAAGAGCTATCTCACCGCCGAGGCGGCCACGAACCTGATCCGGGGCTGAGCGCGCCTCCAGCGGATCGTCAGGCGCGGCCGGGGCTGTCGTGAACGGGGCAATCTCCACGCGCTCGCGCGCCGGACAGTCCCCCGCATCCTCGCCGCGCTAGCTATCGTTTCCGGCGGTTCCGACTGGTGCGACCGTTCCGGCCGCGCCGGTCGCGGGCGGCGCGCTCGGCGGCGCGGCGGGGAGGGGGGCGCGCCCGGGCATTGCGGCGAGCACCGCCGCGTCCGTCATCGGCGCGCGCGGCACGTTCAGCGCTCGTCCAATGCGCGCCCTCGAATGCTTGTCGTTGTCGATACACCTGCCGCGCGTGTATGCGCTGAGCCGGTCGCGCGGCTCCTGCTTGCGGCACGCTCCGAAGGATCCCTTGATCAGCGCGAGTCCCGCGCGAAAGCACTTCTCTCGATCTCCGACGAGATCCGCGTGCGACCACCCCTCCCGGGTTTTGCCGGCGCCGACGCGGACCTGGAGCAGACAGGAGTCGAGCCCCGAGCCGCGCGCGAGCTTCCCGATCCCGAGGTCCACGTCACGACGGTAGCCGCTCTCGAAATACGCGATCGATAAGAGCAGCGCCATCGTCTCGGCTCGACCGCGCGGGCCGCCGAAGAGCGGCTTCAATGCGGGATCATAGGCAACCTTCGCCGCCGCGCGCGCGATCTCGTGGTAGCGCGCGCGGCCTTCCTCGGGCGTCTCGACCGCGTCCTTGATGAAGCTCTTCCCAGGCGGGGCCCATGTCATCATGATACCAACAGCCCACGCGATAATCGTATCCATGAGACATGTAAGGTCCTGGGATACCTCTGTGTCAAGCGATTCGGACAGCCTGGCTGGGATTGTCGTCGTGCGTTGTATGAACGCGTGCCGCTCAGTGTGCATTATAACGTCCTCGTCAAATTGCGAATGATCTGGGAAGCGGTGCGTCGTACGTGGTGCGCAATCGTTTTCGCACTGGATTTGTGTTCGGTTGTGTTCGGTTGTGTTCAGTTGCATTTGTTGCGCTCGGCCTCGCGAGATTGCGGGTGAGCTCGCGGTCAAATTCGCGCTGAGCCGTCTCGCGCTCTCGCCGCGGAGCTCACGAATCGAGTGGTCGCCTCCAGTCCTCGAGAGAGCGACTGGCCCTCACCGGGCCGAGAGCGATGATGTGCTGCGGGCGCGCTCGACGCGAGGCGCGCGTCAGGCCTTCTCGGGGGCGTCTTCTTCGGAGGTCGCGCGCGTGTCTTCGAGCCGGTCGACCGCGCGCAGCTCGGGGAACAGCCATGCCCAGAGCAGCACGACCGCGATCGTCCCGAGGCCGCCGAACACCACGGTGGGCACGGTCCCGATGAGCCTCGCGAGGGTGCCCGACTCGAGCTCTCCGAGCTCGTTCGAGGCGCCGACGAACACCATGTTGACCGCGCTCACGCGGCCGCGCATCTCGGGCGGGGTGGCGAGCTGCTCCAGGGTCATCCGCACGACGACGCTCACCATGTCGGCGGCGCCCATCACGGTGAGCGCGACGAGCGAGAGGAGGAAGCTCCGCGACAGGCCGAACACGACCGCGGCGACCCCGAAGAGCCCGACGCAGAGGAGCATCTTCGACCCGGCGCGCCGCGCGATGGGCCGGAAGGCGAGGACCACGGCCATGAGCCCGGCCCCCACGGCCGGCGCGGCGCGCAGGAAGCCGAACCCCTGCGGGCCGACCCCGAGCACGTCGGTCGCGTAGATGGGCAGGAGCGCGACCGCGCCGCCCAGGAAGACGGCCACGAAGTCGAGCGAGATCGACGCGAGGAGGACCTTCTTCCGGTAGACGTAGCGCAGCCCGGCGAGCGCCGTGGCGAGCGACGGCGGCTTCCTCTCCAGGCGGCCGGCGGGCGCCCGCACGGCCAGGGGCCCGGCGCACGCCGCGGCGAGCGCGAGGCTCGCGCTCAGGTACACCGGCGCAGGCGCCTTCCAGAGCGCGTAGAGCAGCCCGCCCAGGCTCGGCCCGCCGATGGCGCCGACCTGCCAGAGCGTCGATTGCCACGTCACCGCGTTCTGGAAGTGCTCCGTCGGCACGAGCGTGGGCAGGAGCGCCGAGCCGGCCGGCCCCTGGAAGGCGCGCACCGTGCCGAGGAGCACGAGGACCCCATAGATGGCCGGCAAGCTCGGGCTCGGCGAGCGCGCGAGGAAGAAGAGCGCGAGCGCCGCGAGCGCCGAGGTGAGGTAGCAAAGGACGAGGATCCGCCGCCGATCGAAGCGATCCGCCGCGTGCCCGGACGCGAGGGACAGCCCCGCAACAGGGAGGAACTGGGCGAGCCCCACATAACCGAGCGCCAGCGGATCTCGCGTGAGGTCGTAGATCTGATACCCCACGGCGACCGATTGCATCTGGTACGCCACCGTGGCCAGCAGGCGGGCCGCCGCGTAAACGCAAAAATCGCGCGACGTGAAGGCGGCGAAGGGCGACGACGGCTTCAGGGCGGCGGGGGCGGTGGCCATGAGCGAGTCCGGGCGACGTTCATGGCGCATTCCAGCGAGGGTCGCCAGGCTGCGAGGCCGCGGTAACGACCCGGGAGGTCGAGCGCCGGGTCGCTGCATCCCGCGCGCCGTGAACGGCCGCATCCCGCGCGCCGTGAAGGAGCAGGGACGTCCAGGCACCACGGCCGGACATCGGGACGGTCACGTTCGCGTGGCCTCGACGTGGAACACTGGCGCGCCGAGCTGGACCTGTGGTAAGCGGCAGCCACACATGATGCTCCTTGGACATGACACTTCGTCGGGACGGGCGCGCGACCTCGCCGAGCAGGCGTGGCGCGCCTGGACGCTGTTTGGCAGCCGCTCCCGCCGCGGGCGTGATGGCCGGCGCGACGACGACGACGACGACGATTTCCCGCGGCCGAACGCGGTCCTCACGTGGCTCCCGATGCTGGGACGCGCCGTCTCGCCGCTGCCCGCCTGATCTACGCGCTCCTCAGGGGCCGCTCGCCGTCAGCGTGAGCGACCCGTCGCGGAGGCTCACCACGCGGTCTTCGGTCGCGACGCGCGACCAGTCGAACTCCCGGAGCAGCTCCGTCGGCGTGCACGGATCGGGGCGATCCCGCAGGCCGACGCAGCACGCGAGCGCTCCGGTGAGCGCGGGCGCGCTCCGGGCGAGCGCCGCCCCGCGCGCCGCGCCGTGCGTCTTCGCCAGCTTGCCGCCGCGCTCCTCCAGGAGGAGCAGGTGGTGCCGGTAGACAGGCGCTGGCAGCCCGAGCAGCGCCAGGAGCGCCGCCTGCGTCGCGGTGCTCGGCGCGATGTCGCGCCCCCGGACGACGCGCGTGACGCCCGCCGCGCCGTCGTCGACCACCACCGCCAGCTGGTAGGAGAAGGCGCCGTCGCGCCGGCGAACCACGGGATCGCCCATCGCGAGCGCGGGCTCCTGCGACAGGTCGAGCCCCCCCTCGTCCAGGGGCCGGAACACGCCGTCCGGCAGCCGCGCCCGGATCGGCTCCACGCTCGCGCGCCACCCGCCGGGCGGCAGCGCGCGGCCGCGCGCGCGGTTGTCGTAGGCGAAGCCGCCGTCCGGGGCGCGCCGGCCGATCGCGCGTACCTCCTCGCGCGTCGTGGAGCAGGGGTACAGCGCGCCGAGCGCCTCGAGCCGGTCCATCGCCGCCTCGTGGTGCGCCCTCCGCGCGTGCTGCTCGACGCGCTCGTCGAAATCGAGCCCGAGCCACGCGAGATCGTCCTCGATGGCGCGCGCGAACTCGGGCCGGCAGCGGTCGGGATCGAGGTCCTCCAGCCGGAGGACCAGCCGCGCGCTCCGCGACCGCGCGTCCAGCCAGCAGAGCAGCGCCGCGGCGAGCGTGCCGAGGTGGGCGGGCCCGGTGGTCGACGGGGCGAACCGGCACACCTCGCTCATCGCTCTTCCTCCTGCCGCTGCCGGCCGCGCCCTCGTCGCGCGGCCCGCGGGCTCGTCACGCCGCGCCTCAGAGCAAGCGCGCGAAGCGCTCGATGCGCGCCCGCACGCGCGGCTCGCCCAGCACCGCCATGACCTCGGTCAGATCAGGGCTGTTCCGGGTCCCGCAGACCGCGACCCGGACCACCATCGAGACGTCGCCGACATGGCCCTTCCACGACTCGGGAGAGGCCTTGTACTGCTTCACCTCGCCAGCGTAGCCCAGCGCTACCCCGATGCTCCGGACCTTCTCGAACCACGCCTCCTTCGAGTCGGCGGGATCGAAGACATGGAGCATCTGCTTCAGCACCGCCCAGCGATCTGCCTCCGGGACGTTCTCGGGGAAATCGAACGCGTCGACGCCGCCGTAGAGCTCGTCGTAGAAGAAGAAGAGCTGGGGCCGCAGGTCGGGCCAGGTGGTGATGCGCTTGTTCGACTTCTTGCCGCCGCGCTCGATGCCGAGCGCGCGCTTCGTGTACTCCGGATCTCGCTCCATCAGCGCGGCGAGCTCCTTGTCGTATTCCCTGGCCCAGTCGAGGCCCTGGGCATAGACGTCCTCGGCGCTCATGCGGCTCACGACCGCCTGGCTCACGCTCTTCAGCTTCACCATGTCGCTCAGCGCGCCGCCGGGGGCGAGCTTGTTGAGCTTGAGGGGGAAGGCGGAATAGGGCTTGTCGGGGTTCGCCTTGCGCCAGTCCTCGAACGCGGAGTTGGCGATGTTGAGCAGGTACTCGATGGTGCCCGTCTCCGGCACGCCGATCTCCCGGTAATAGGCGATGTTCGCCTCGGGATCCTTGCGCTTGCTCAGCTTGCGCCGCGCGTCCGAGACCTTCGTCTCGCCCGTCTCCGGGTCGACCTCCTCCGCGCGATCGAGCTTCTGGATGGGCGGGACGTGGGCGTACTCGACCGGCCTGAAGCCGAGCGTGCGGAAGAGCTGCAGGTGGAGCGGCATCGACGAGATCCACTCGTCGCCTCGGATCACGTGCGTCGTGCGCATCAGGTGATCGTCGATCGCGTGGGCGAAGTGGTAGGTCGGGATGCCGTCCGACTTGAGGAGGATGGTGTCGAGATCGTTGACGGGCATCGAGATGACGCCCTTCACGCCGTCCTTCCACTCGACGCGGCCGGAGACGTCGTCCGGGGCGCGCAGCCGGAGCACGAACGGGGTGCCGCCCGCGAGCGCCTCCTTCACCCGGGCGAGCGGCGCGTCGCGCCATTTCGCCCACCGGCCGTGGACCCCGGGCTTCACCGTGAGGGCCATCTGCTCCTGCCGGATGGCGTCGAGCTCCTCGACCGTGCAGAAGCAGGGGTAGGCGAAGCCGCGGCGGATGAGGTCGATCGCGTAATCCCGGTAGATCTCGACACGCTCCGTCTGGATATAGGGGCCGTAGCTGCCCTGCTGCACGAACTCGCCTCGCGACGACGCGCCTCCGTCCTTCGCCGGCGCGCGGAGCACGCCCTCTTGAGGCGAGAGATCGAAGCGCGCGAGGGAGTCGACGATGGTGTCGAGCGCGCCGGGGATGGCGCGCTTCACGTCGGTGTCCTCGAGGCGGAGGTAGAAGACGCCCTCGCTCTGGAGCGACAGCCGCTTGTTGATGAGCGACACGAAGATGCCGCCAATGTGCATGAACCCGGTCGGGCTCGGCGCGTAGCGGGTGACCATCGCGCCTTTGGGCAGCGCGCGCCGGGGATAGCGCGCCTCGTACTCCTCGGGCCGCCTGGCCGACGCCGCGGCGTCGCCGAAGAGGAGGCGCACGAGCTCGTCGCGGTCCTCTCCGGGGCCCGGTTCGCGGACGGTGACGGGAAGCGTCGTCTCGTTCGGGGCCTGCTTGTCCATGAGGGCGCGTCGCTCCTGGTCTGACATCGGGCGGGCAGCCATTGCACGCCTGCCTCGCCTTGTCAATCGGCCGGGGGCCTGTCAATGGCGTGGTGACGAGCGCAAACTAGCGCGGGTCGCGGCCGCGCGCCGCGCTACTGCGGTGTGCTCTCGCCGATGAGCCAATAGGTCTTCATCGCGCCCTTGCCCTTGATCGCCACGAGGCCTCGCTCCTCGAGGAGGAAATCTCGCGCGAGCAGGGAATAGCTCGCCTCGCTCACCTGGATCCGGCCGGGCTCTCCGCTCGACTCCATGCGGCTCGCCACGTTCACCGCGTCGCCCCAGAGGTCGTAGCTGAACTTCTTCTTGCCGATCACGCCCGCGATGACAGGCCCGGTGTTGATGCCGATCCTGAGCTGGAACGGCTCTCCGTCGTCCGCGACGAACTGGCGCACGGTGTGCGTCATGGCGAGCGCCATCCGCGCGATTGCCCTCGCGTGATCGGGGCGCTGCGCCGGCAGCCCTCCGACGACCATATAGGCGTCTCCTATGGTCTTGATCTTCTCCAGGCCGTGCTGCTCGGCGAGCTGATCGAACGAGGAGAACATCCGGTTGAGCAGGCCGACGAGCTCCGCCGGGGGGAGGCGCGCGGCGAGCGGGGTGAAGCCCGCGATGTCCGCGAAGAGGACGGTCACCTCCTCGAAGTGCTCGGCGATGAGCTGCTCGTGCTCCTTCAGCTGATCGGCGATCGTCCTCGGCAGGATGTTGAGGAGGAGCCGGTCCGAGCGCTCGTGGGCCCGCTCGGCCGCCGCCTTCGCCTGCTCGAGCGCCGCCTTCTGCTGGCTCTGCCGCCGCGCGTTCGCCTCCAGGGCCGAGAGCATGCCGTTGATCGAGCCGGTGAGGCGCGACAGCTCGTCGGTGCCCGGCATCGCGACCCGCGCCGAGAGGTCGCCGACGCCGCCGATCTCCGTGACCTCCCGGCTGAGGCGGG
Protein-coding regions in this window:
- a CDS encoding MFS transporter, yielding MATAPAALKPSSPFAAFTSRDFCVYAAARLLATVAYQMQSVAVGYQIYDLTRDPLALGYVGLAQFLPVAGLSLASGHAADRFDRRRILVLCYLTSALAALALFFLARSPSPSLPAIYGVLVLLGTVRAFQGPAGSALLPTLVPTEHFQNAVTWQSTLWQVGAIGGPSLGGLLYALWKAPAPVYLSASLALAAACAGPLAVRAPAGRLERKPPSLATALAGLRYVYRKKVLLASISLDFVAVFLGGAVALLPIYATDVLGVGPQGFGFLRAAPAVGAGLMAVVLAFRPIARRAGSKMLLCVGLFGVAAVVFGLSRSFLLSLVALTVMGAADMVSVVVRMTLEQLATPPEMRGRVSAVNMVFVGASNELGELESGTLARLIGTVPTVVFGGLGTIAVVLLWAWLFPELRAVDRLEDTRATSEEDAPEKA
- a CDS encoding glutamate--tRNA ligase family protein — its product is MSEVCRFAPSTTGPAHLGTLAAALLCWLDARSRSARLVLRLEDLDPDRCRPEFARAIEDDLAWLGLDFDERVEQHARRAHHEAAMDRLEALGALYPCSTTREEVRAIGRRAPDGGFAYDNRARGRALPPGGWRASVEPIRARLPDGVFRPLDEGGLDLSQEPALAMGDPVVRRRDGAFSYQLAVVVDDGAAGVTRVVRGRDIAPSTATQAALLALLGLPAPVYRHHLLLLEERGGKLAKTHGAARGAALARSAPALTGALACCVGLRDRPDPCTPTELLREFDWSRVATEDRVVSLRDGSLTLTASGP
- a CDS encoding globin family protein; the protein is MAKPNDPFAPSTNTRGAATPGDAAKPQRSASAPAPAPAARALPSTGPATQRGPGAYGAPEFLNKARSVQPPELLSQRTIELVQWSWAKVMPISDAAAALFYERLFTLEPSVRPLFKNDMAEQKKKLMQTLAVAVDGLNNLPKLVPVLQGLGVRHQGYMVVDRHYDVVGEALLWTLREGLGDSFSADVESAWKEVYGLVADVMKKAAAAHATVGAAPAHPSPVPAGRDAPRIGASQPAQRSAPVEQAVQLPKSVPPPSSTKASRTLVGVVPPWQGDPPPPAPAPAGPPAGAPISLRTIELVQRSWAKVMPISDAAAALFYDRLFELEPSVRPLFKNDMAEQKKKLMQTLAVAVDGLNNLGRLVPVLQALGVRHHGYMVVDRHYDVVGEALLWTLREGLGDGFTRDVESAWTEVYGVIADVMKKAAADHVASGGARKADAAPARERAPAQRPPLSEQRAPAPSSVTEVMPAKRRPGPLDEDADTLHYQTNPAHEALMNSGIDHEESRAGARLASAAPPAAASAGPQGLVIRGPARTWSSTSMSSWTVRW
- a CDS encoding glutamate--tRNA ligase, whose translation is MDKQAPNETTLPVTVREPGPGEDRDELVRLLFGDAAASARRPEEYEARYPRRALPKGAMVTRYAPSPTGFMHIGGIFVSLINKRLSLQSEGVFYLRLEDTDVKRAIPGALDTIVDSLARFDLSPQEGVLRAPAKDGGASSRGEFVQQGSYGPYIQTERVEIYRDYAIDLIRRGFAYPCFCTVEELDAIRQEQMALTVKPGVHGRWAKWRDAPLARVKEALAGGTPFVLRLRAPDDVSGRVEWKDGVKGVISMPVNDLDTILLKSDGIPTYHFAHAIDDHLMRTTHVIRGDEWISSMPLHLQLFRTLGFRPVEYAHVPPIQKLDRAEEVDPETGETKVSDARRKLSKRKDPEANIAYYREIGVPETGTIEYLLNIANSAFEDWRKANPDKPYSAFPLKLNKLAPGGALSDMVKLKSVSQAVVSRMSAEDVYAQGLDWAREYDKELAALMERDPEYTKRALGIERGGKKSNKRITTWPDLRPQLFFFYDELYGGVDAFDFPENVPEADRWAVLKQMLHVFDPADSKEAWFEKVRSIGVALGYAGEVKQYKASPESWKGHVGDVSMVVRVAVCGTRNSPDLTEVMAVLGEPRVRARIERFARLL
- a CDS encoding serine/threonine-protein kinase, whose protein sequence is MIAEPASTLTHLAGQWLGPFQLIQLLGIGAMGAVYLARDSVLQRDVAVKLIAKGSADTDPERRDRFLREARAAARLLHPNVVQIFQVGEDEDVRYIAMEYVHGLTMAQAAKQHGGRLPEQFGIEKMREAAAALELAASFGISHRDVKPANLLLNASGTLKIADFGLASHPESGPLGSSSARTLEGTPFYMSPEQWTGQDIAPPSDIYSLGCTFYHLLVGRTPFSARDLAGCFQAHCHAPVPDPKLAMPDIDPLLAELLRRCMAKRPQERPSAGHIVAFLEDMLMLRRSSVRPREMSEPKSALLGAPMDLADTRISELPEPPRGPLATPTGTILVSSSTAVGHFTGQYSYRDHFGLTGYPFSDIRQPSFFWDAGPYAWILRTLASQIVAGQRPAILVGEPGSGRTFVCEMIKNKVPRIHVFSIEPQLLFGTRPLVSLCRQVGATAITPTLSQQFLVDAFLGQALLRAGSDAIAVLVVDGVDPEDHDLLMELHDILRCAPAGKLSMILVGSPDLPATLASNGVPRELYSGAQSLLLPGMTQQEMIEYIDFRMRSVGGSRRGLQLDLASQQLLHARSGGSPKLINIYCHNALTIAALQGETDVSLSSIRLGMKSKSYLTAEAATNLIRG